Proteins from one Cicer arietinum cultivar CDC Frontier isolate Library 1 chromosome 3, Cicar.CDCFrontier_v2.0, whole genome shotgun sequence genomic window:
- the LOC101488389 gene encoding alpha-L-arabinofuranosidase 1-like yields MSLSNSFTVFVLSLVVCLVIPKCQADANATQTSKLVIDANSGRPISDTFFGVFYEEINHAGGGGLWAELVSNRGFEAGGSSVPSSILPWTIIGDESNIIVSTDRSSCFDRNKVALRMDILCQRISCPPGGVGISNPGYWGMNIEQGKKYKIEFYVRATSPINLEVSFVGSNGVKLASTNIRTFGKNVANWTKMENIVEANATDHNSSLQITTSQKGIVWLDQVSAMPLDTYKGHGFRNDIFQMVADLKPKFLRFPGGCFVEGDNLRNAFRWKDTVGPWEQRPGHLNDIWKYWTDDGLGYFEGLQLAEDLGALPVWVFNNGISHHDEVDTNAISPFVQEALDGIEFARGSPTSQWGSLRASMGHPHPFDLKYVSIGNEDCNLKYFLANKYMKFYKAIRRVYPDIQIISNCDGSVNPLNHPADIYDFHIYTNSKDIFSMSTKFDNAPRSGPKVFVSEYAVWKEDAGNGSLLAAVAEAAFLIGLEKNSDIVSMVSYAPLMANINDRLWTPDAIVFNSYQLYGTPSYWLQQLFIESSGATLLNSTLQTSSTSLVASAIQYKNSQDGNNYIRVKVVNFGTVVENFGISINGLKSNVQQTGSSIVLLTSPNIMDENSFSEPNKIAPLRVPLEKKIEDLTYGLPPYSITSFDLLI; encoded by the exons atgtctttaTCAAATTCCTTTActgtttttgttttatctttagTGGTGTGTTTGGTTATTCCTAAATGTCAAGCTGATGCAAATGCTACACAGACATCAAAACTAGTGATTGATGCAAATTCTGGAAGGCCTATTTCAGACACATTCTTTGGAGTTTTTTATGAA gagaTTAATCATGCTGGAGGCGGTGGATTGTGGGCCGAACTTGTGTCAAATAGAG GTTTTGAAGCAGGAGGTTCTAGTGTTCCCTCAAGTATTCTTCCTTGGACAATTATTGGAGACGAATCAAATATTATAGTATCAACTGATCGTAGTTCTTGTTTTGACCGTAATAAAGTTGCTTTGCGTATGGACATTCTTTGTCAAAGAATATCTTGTCCACCTGGTGGTGTTGGTATTTCTAATCCTGGTTATTGGGGCATG aACATTGAGCAAGGGAAGAAGTATAAAATAGAGTTCTATGTTAGAGCAACTAGTCCAATTAATTTAGAAGTTTCATTTGTCGGTTCTAATGGAGTAAAATTGGCTTCAACAAACATAAG GACATTTGGAAAAAATGTAGCAAATTGGACAAAGATGGAGAATATTGTTGAAGCTAATGCAACAGATCATAATTCAAGTCTTCAAATCACAACAAGTCAAAAGGGAATTGTATGGTTAGATCAAGTGTCAGCTATGCCATTGGATACATATAAG GGTCATGGTTTCCGAAATGATATTTTTCAAATGGTGGCAGATCTAAAGCCAAAATTTTTAAGATTCCCAG GTGGTTGTTTTGTTGAAGGAGACAATCTAAGAAATGCTTTTAGGTGGAAAGATACAGTTGGGCCCTGGGAACAGAGGCCTGGACACTTAAATGACATTTGGAAATATTGGACTGATGATGGACTTGGTTATTTTGAGGGACTCCaa CTAGCAGAGGATCTTGGTGCATTGCCTGTATGGGTGTTTAACAATG GTATTAGCCATCATGATGAAGTTGATACAAATGCTATTTCACCATTTGTGCAA GAAGCCCTAGATGGTATTGAGTTTGCTAGAGGTTCTCCCACATCACAGTGGGGTTCTCTTAGAGCTTCTATGGGACATCCTCATCCATTTGATTTGAAATATGTTTCAATCGGAAATGAAGATTgcaatttgaaatattttcttgCGA ACAAATACATGAAGTTCTATAAAGCTATAAGACGCGTTTATCCTGATATTCAGATTATTTCAAATTGTGACGGTTCTGTAAATCCACTAAATCATCCGGCAGATATTTACGATTTCCAC ATTTATACAAATTCTAAGGACATCTTTTCAATGTCTACCAAGTTCGATAACGCACCACGATCCGGACCAAAG GTGTTTGTAAGTGAGTATGCTGTTTGGAAGGAAGATGCTGGCAATGGAAGCCTTTTGGCTGCTGTGGCTGAGGCTGCATTCCTTATTGGACTTGAAAAGAATAG TGATATCGTCAGCATGGTTAGCTATGCACCCCTAATGGCAAACATAAACGATAGATT ATGGACACCAGATGCAATTGTTTTCAACTCTTATCAACTTTATGGAACTCCAAGTTATTGGCTCCAACAACTCTTCATTGAATCTAGTGGAGCAACTTTGCTTAATTCAACTCTCCAAACTTCTTCTACTTCACTTGTTGCTTCCGCAATTCAGTATAAAAATTCTCAAGATGGGAATAATTATATAAGAGTAAAg GTGGTAAATTTTGGCACTGTCGTTGAAAACTTCGGAATTTCAATAAATGGCTTAAAATCAAATGTGCAACAGACAGGTTCATCAATTGTTTTGCTTACATCTCCTAATATAATGGATGAGAATTCATTCTCAGAGCCAAATAAG ATTGCTCCTCTACGAGTTCCACTTGAGAAGAAAATCGAGGATTTGACGTATGGACTTCCTCCTTATTCAATTACATCATTTGatctcttaatttaa